In Solanum stenotomum isolate F172 chromosome 6, ASM1918654v1, whole genome shotgun sequence, one DNA window encodes the following:
- the LOC125868586 gene encoding uncharacterized protein LOC125868586: protein MAKTGGGIVKRSVHKPSKNKKRKAEEVSRSSKKKKIIGEKPKSNSDSDTMDEIYNYEDSSAQATDDVESSEENTDSGDEETSRDSRDTGDEDDDPLSLPTCAREISVCIDYGAELLSIPRHAKIKKVLQKGEKFYYKVWIYEVFPHLGNYAKKSLDSPLPIPRLLRWHTAKSDNIVKGDPFKYKAIVDEDLAIVDEYFAEEVNEQEKEKMVEKDEEKRRNWKRTKKKLKRKEKIEENKEQEKEEEQIELQEEEKEHEKLEEKVDEGSDENSMDVMGIVMELNGELNGDE, encoded by the exons ATGGCTAAAACTGGAGGTGGGATTGTTAAACGATCTGTTCATAAGCCTtctaaaaacaagaaaagaaaggcAGAAGAAGTTTCAAGatcttcaaaaaagaaaaaaattataggtGAAAAACCCAAGTCTAACTCGGATTCTGATACTATGGATGAAATCTACAACTATGAGGACAGTAGTGCCCAAGCTACTGATGATGTTGAGTCTAGTGAAGAAAACACTGACAGTGGAGATGAGGAGACTAGTAGAGATAGCCGAGATACTGGAGATGAGGATGATGATCCTCTGTCCTTGCCAACTTGTGCAAGAGAAATCTCTG TTTGCATTGATTATGGGGCTGAATTGCTCAGCATACCCCGtcatgcaaaaataaaaaaagtgctTCAGAAAGGTGAGAAATTTTACTATAAA gTTTGGATATATGAGGTTTTTCCTCATCTTGGTAATTATGCAAAGAAGTCCTTGGATTCTCCACTGCCAATTCCCCGTTTACTTAGATGGCACACGGCAAAGAGCGATAACATTGTCAAAGGTGATCCATTTAAGTACAAAG CAATAGTCGATGAAGATCTTGCTATAGTTGATGAGTACTTTGCAGAAGAAGTTAATGAACAAGAGAAGGAGAAGATGGTAGAAAAAGAtgaagagaagaggagaaactgGAAGAgaacgaagaagaaattgaagagaa aggagaagatCGAAGAGaacaaagaacaagaaaaagaagaggagcaGATTGAATTgcaggaagaagaaaaagaacatgAGAAGCTGGAAGAGAAAGTAGATGAAGGCAGTGATGAAAATTCAATGGACGTGATGGGTATTGTTATGGAGCTCAATGGTGAGCTAAATGGTGATGAGTAA